DNA from Syntrophorhabdaceae bacterium:
ATTCCCAGATTCTGAGCGAGATAGCTGGAGATTCCGTTGTCCCACTCGGTCAGGTTGATCCGGACCGTGTTACTGTTTAGTACATCTAACGACCGTATCTTATCGGTACCCTGACCCTTGTTCGAAATGGCCAACTCGATGTTCCATTTAACCGCGTCGGCATTGAAATCGGTTCCGTCGTGGAATTTCACACCATTTCTGAGGGTAAGCGTAATGGTCTTCGCCTTCGCATCTTCCTTAAAGGATACGGCCAGCCAAGGAACTAGCTTCGCTGACCTGTCCATCCTGAGGAGAGTCTCCAGAGCAGCTCCTGCCACGCGGTAGCCGTCAGAGATCACAATTCTTGGCGGAAACCCAATGTCCCTTCCTTCTGAAAAGCTTACGATTTTCAGAATCCCGCCGTAACGGGGAGTTTTACCAGCCGCACCGTGAGCAGCACTACTCGAGGGTTCAGTGCCACGAGATAGCACAGTACTCATAATCAAGAATGTGGCCGCCAAGACGAGGATCGGCCATTTCACCGTCCCAAGCCCTGTCCTTTTTTTCATGTTACCCTCCTATCACCTTTGCCAACCCTTATCAAGGCGTAGACAACCTGGGGATATTGAGAGCTAACCTTCCCCTGCTTATCTCATCAGCTTGTGAGGCAACCTTAGCCATAATATCGCATACTAGGCAGGTATCTCCACGCACTCCAATTCGCAAAACCCAGGTACCGTTTCAAGAGCACATATCCGATATGCAAGATTTCTCTGCTTAACGCTTAACTAGCCACATTATTGGCAGAGTTGAGATATTCGACATAAATTGGAATGAAGTTTCCCACCCCCGCTCTAGTCTGATTCTTCAAGGACCATACGAATGGCACCTTTTGGGCAGACAGCAGCACAAATACCGCAGCCTTTGCAGTAATCGAGGTCGATCAAAACATGTCTCGTCGGCTCTTCTCGGGTTATACAGAGATCGGGACAGAGGAGGCTGCAGACATCGCAGGATTCGCATTCTCGCAACCCAAGACATCGTCCGGCCTCTTCTATCGCCTCGACTTCGCTGAAATCTGTTTCTCCTTTTTTCTCCACGAATCTCGATTTCAGATCCGTGGGTTTCTTACATTCCTTGAAGTTCTCCATATCTTATCCATTTCCTTTTGCAGGCTCATTGCAAAGATGTTTATGGATGGAGGCGGCCCCTTTTTTGCCCGCCGCTATGGCGTCGATCGCCCATCCCGGCCCGGTCACCAAATCCCCCCCTGCGAAAATTCCGTTCACATTTGTCGCTCCGGTCTCCGGATCCACCGCCAACGTACCCGCCAAGTTAGTCTTTAGCCCAGCGAGACCTTTCTTGTCAACCTTTTGCCCAATGGCAGCGACTACCGTGTTCGCCTTGATGGTGAAGGTAGCTCCAGCGGTGACAGGCAACTCACCGGCGCTGCCGCTTAGGGCGAGAAAATCCACCGCGGCAACCCTGCCGTTCTTCGCGGCAATCCTTATGGGGGATGCACCCGGGTAAATAGTGATTCCTTCCTCAAGCGCCTCTTCCACTTCTTCCCTCATTGCTGGCATCTGATCTCGGGATTCGATGCAGACTATCGTCACCTGGCTCGCCCCAACCCTGCGCACGGATCGTGCGACGTCTATTGCCACATTCCCTCCTCCTATAACAAGTACCGTTTTTCCAACGCTCGGCCTGCGTCCAAGATGGAGGTTTTTGAGCAAATCCAAACCCGAGATCAAGCACCCAGTATCGCTTCCCTCTATCTCCAGCATGGACGCCTTCTGAGCTCCATTTGCGAGAAAAATCGCATGATAACCGAGTCCCTTGACATCTTGTATGCCCCTCGCGAGAATGAATGTGCTGTTGGTTTTCATCTCTATTCCAAGCGCCTTGATCCTCTCGATCTCCATCTGAAGGATATCCCTAGGCAGCCGAAATTCCGGGATCCCCACGGCAAGCATACCGCCGAGGACTGGAAGCTTTTCCATGATAGTAACGCCGTATCCGAGAAGGGCCAAATCATGAGCGGCAGCAAGACCAGCCGGACCGGAACCCACGACTAAAACCTTCTCGCGCCTCTCTTTCATCGGAATGTTGACCCTCTCCGGTCTGCCGTTCTTCGCATAGTCTGACACAAATTTTTTCAAAAGCCTCAGTGCAACTGGCTGATCCACGCTTCCCCGCAGGCATGCCTCCTCGCAGCCGTGATGACAAATGAACCCACATACTGCGGGCAGAGGATTCACCTCCAGAATTGAGGAGA
Protein-coding regions in this window:
- a CDS encoding 4Fe-4S binding protein — translated: MENFKECKKPTDLKSRFVEKKGETDFSEVEAIEEAGRCLGLRECESCDVCSLLCPDLCITREEPTRHVLIDLDYCKGCGICAAVCPKGAIRMVLEESD
- a CDS encoding FAD-dependent oxidoreductase, which produces MFEGRTHRPVIEMDRCKVCNICIDGCPAEAIPEYREEEMSLRGAVYREKITEERPEKHGPPPPCQRACPIHQDTVGYARLIAEGKFEEALSSILEVNPLPAVCGFICHHGCEEACLRGSVDQPVALRLLKKFVSDYAKNGRPERVNIPMKERREKVLVVGSGPAGLAAAHDLALLGYGVTIMEKLPVLGGMLAVGIPEFRLPRDILQMEIERIKALGIEMKTNSTFILARGIQDVKGLGYHAIFLANGAQKASMLEIEGSDTGCLISGLDLLKNLHLGRRPSVGKTVLVIGGGNVAIDVARSVRRVGASQVTIVCIESRDQMPAMREEVEEALEEGITIYPGASPIRIAAKNGRVAAVDFLALSGSAGELPVTAGATFTIKANTVVAAIGQKVDKKGLAGLKTNLAGTLAVDPETGATNVNGIFAGGDLVTGPGWAIDAIAAGKKGAASIHKHLCNEPAKGNG